In Lolium perenne isolate Kyuss_39 chromosome 5, Kyuss_2.0, whole genome shotgun sequence, the sequence CCCGCGCTCAACGGACAGAGCGTGTCCTATGCCAGGCTCACGTTCCCTGCAGGCACTGTGAACCCAACGCACACCCACCCTCGTGCCTCCGAGctgcttcttgtcattgagggtgCGCTCTCCgtcggcttcatcgacaccgctgGCAAGCTCTACACCAAGGACCTAGTTGCCGGCGACATGTTCGTCTTCCCCGAGGGCCTCGTACACTACCAGTCCAACCAGGGGGCCAACCTCGCCGTCGCGCTGTCAGGGTTTGGGAGCGCCTCCGCCGGCACCGTGTCTGTGCCGCTCACCGTGTTTGGCACCGGAATCGACGACGTCGTGCTTGCCAAGTCGTTCAAGACCGACGTGGCCACCGCGCAGAAGCTCAAGGCAGCCCTCACACCACCGAAGAAGAATTGATAGTTCATTGTCTCGTATCCTATGATCCGTGATGCTGCCATGTACGTTGGCGCTTTGCCATTTCGATGCTTTTTTTCTTGTTGAAATAACCTGCCTACCTGTCTAAAGGATGGAGGCCAAACTTTTTGAATTATATTATCAATGCCTAATCCTCTTCACTACGGAGTAGTATGTGTGTTATGCTTTGAAAAATTGTGTACCATTTTAAAGGCTATGAGAATTTTGTCAGTTTCGGTTTATCATGTGGAAAATATAGAACCCTAATTCTTGTATGTTGTATTCCATGGCCCTTTGGAggtatatatagaggtacaaaGGGGAGGTAGACTTGGAGTACAAGATGGTACCAAATCCTAGTCTATCTCTATCCTAATATACACACATATAGTCTAACATCCCCCTTCAGTCGTAGCGGGAGTGAAGCGGACGCTTGCGACTGGATTTGAAGTCTTGCGCTTCCATCCTCTTCTCCTCCTTGTCATCATCGGTGTCCCCTTCTGGTTCCTTCTCTTCCCTCCCGCAGTCACAGCGGGAGTGTCGAGGACGCAAGTGACGACGCGGACGCTGTTGACTGGAGTTCTTGAGTTGCTGTAGACGTTTTCTTGATgtcgatgtcgaggtagccggtCATGATGTAGCCGTGGTCGAGATgtggtcgatgtcgtagtcgtcgTATGTGGTGTAGCCGTATTCGCCGAAGGCGCAAAAAATTGCGCGTTTTTGGTcgtagggttttaggttttgctcggcagcggcagcggttctgcggcggcggcgggttttgttgtagcgcggcggcggcagcggttctgcggcg encodes:
- the LOC127298438 gene encoding germin-like protein 9-3; this translates as MASMKIHSLVLVLVALVMGPLAAVAGDPDILTDFVPPTTIGGPANITGDYFTFTGFRPKLIPTATFAVEKASLAEFPALNGQSVSYARLTFPAGTVNPTHTHPRASELLLVIEGALSVGFIDTAGKLYTKDLVAGDMFVFPEGLVHYQSNQGANLAVALSGFGSASAGTVSVPLTVFGTGIDDVVLAKSFKTDVATAQKLKAALTPPKKN